A single genomic interval of Cucumis sativus cultivar 9930 chromosome 7, Cucumber_9930_V3, whole genome shotgun sequence harbors:
- the LOC116405248 gene encoding uncharacterized protein LOC116405248: MAAYLRALVALRCLVRLVEHMGSSIQLNTPLELFGVKRKCCIMVESLRDFSSMQPICTSCLDAYMMYLHTIMVQGRSSSLFKFMDAGSVSYSSYKQSRAQLLNARLLGAEYDQVVLFPYNSG; encoded by the exons ATGGCAGCATATCTACGTGCTCTAGTGGCACTCCGGTGTTTGGTTAGACTCGTTGAACATATGGGGTCATCGATTCAACTAAACACGCCTTTAGAGCTATTCGGTGTGAAGAGAAAATGTTGCATTATGGTTGAGTCACTGAGGGATTTCTCGTCAATGCAGCCAATATGCACATCATGCTTAGATGCTTACATGAT GTACCTTCACACAATTATGGTACAAGGACGAAGTTCAAGCTTGTTCAAGTTCATGGATGCCGGATCTGTAAGTTACTCGAGTTACAAACAATCGCGTGCGCAGTTGTTGAATGCTCGACTTCTCGGTGCCGAGTATGACCAAGTAGTATTGTTCCCATACAACTCTGGGTAA
- the LOC116405249 gene encoding uncharacterized protein LOC116405249 yields the protein MVHSDDDEVATPIQRGETSSQKKKRGPTGMKDITRFSSEGRRMVIQYNELGQPIGPNATKLKSFIGTTVRFHVPITYSTWHVVPMEMKGKIYELIEAGFILDPKSKKNILQNAGVCYRGFKSRLTTTYVLPFKDDVEKLKHPPAEYSFIDQDHWDEFVASRLKEDFEKKSEDGKLKRSLYKYNHRISRKGYANLVEELRASSSSDQIDRSIVWKHARLDRKGEFPDKETMDVANLIDDLMGNQKGRSLSGGDDVLTQALGGKDRPGILRGVGKYVTKKKYFHTPMESKEGNEERTVYEERDQIAKRIIELEAKLHKMKKDECAKGDEEEQDPSMCSKGTPSVEGVSDDETEDVASDSVPDKAADVVTEVNKEENVGDTRSSDLKVSLKYTLLIKAHCSTTILYTCLIL from the exons ATGGTTCATTCAGATGATGATGAGGTTGCTACACCCATTCAAAGAGGGGAAACTAGTAGCCAGAAAAAGAAACGTGGCCCTACGGGAATGAAAGATATAACACGTTTTAGTAGTGAGGGACGGAGAATGGTTATTCAGTACAATGAACTAGGTCAACCGATTGGACCGAATGCAACGAAGTTGAAGAGTTTTATTGGAACGACCGTAAGGTTTCACGTTCCTATCACGTACTCTACTTGGCATGTTGTTCCAATGGAGATGAAGGggaaaatttatgaattgatTGAG gcCGGCTTCATTCTTGACCCCAAGTCGAAGAAAAACATACTTCAAAACGCGGGAGTATGCTATCGTGGGTTCAAGTCGAGATTAACAACTACGTACGTACTTCCATTTAAGGACGATGTGGAGAAATTAAAACACCCACCAGCGGAATACTCATTCATCGATCAAGACCATTGGGATGAATTTGTGGCTTCACGGTTGAAGGAAGATTTTGAA aaaaaaagtgaagatggTAAACTGAAAAGGAGCCTGTACAAATACAACCATAGAATATCTCGCAAGGGGTATGCAAATCTGGTTGAGGAGTTG CGTGCATCTTCTTCGTCAGATCAAATAGATCGATCGATAGTATGGAAACATGCACGGTTGGATCGTAAGGGAGAGTTCCCAGATAAAGAGACGATGGACGTTGCCAATCTCATT GACGATCTAATGGGCAACCAGAAGGGACGTAGTTTATCTGGTGGTGACGATGTTCTCACCCAGGCATTGGGAGGGAAAGATCGTCCGGGCATACTCCGAGGCGTGGGGAAGTACGTgactaagaaaaaatatttccataCCCCAATGGAATCTAAAGAAGGTAATGAGGAGAGGACAGTGTATGAGGAACGTGATCAAATTGCCAAACGAATTATCGAGCTAGAAGCGAAGTtgcataaaatgaaaaaagatgaGTGTGCGaaaggagatgaagaagaacaagaCCCTAGTATGTGTTCGAAAGGAACACCATCAGTTGAAGGGGTTTCAGATGATGAGACTGAAGACGTAGCCTCTGATTCAGTACCAGATAAAGCGGCTGACGTTGTGACAGAAgtgaacaaagaagaaaatgtggGGGACACAAGATCAAGTGACTTGAAGGTTAGTTTAAAGTATACTTTACTAATTAAGGCACACTGCTCCACAACAATTCTATATACGTGTTTAATCTTGTAA